From Triticum aestivum cultivar Chinese Spring chromosome 4A, IWGSC CS RefSeq v2.1, whole genome shotgun sequence, a single genomic window includes:
- the LOC123083585 gene encoding noroxomaritidine synthase 2 has protein sequence MAPFWSPEPHHLLVSFLVLLLSLLFCFIKLRSPKTVPNLPTEWPLVGMLPSVVANLHHFHDYTTAFLAASGSSFVFRGPAMHFFITCDPANVRHIFVSNFTNYPKGEEFAAIFDAMGNSFFNADGESWRRQRGRVQHLISSPQLLAYMARCCRDKLEKGLLPFLARMDSLTPFDMQDLFTRFTFDMTAMSVFGVDPGLLTADMPPVIVPDAMEAVMDVGFFRNMVPVSCWKLMKRLKIGPERKLAAAQLELCRFVTEMMEKRGDGSVHMDEEQENSNVEIVSSYIHDPEYIDDQGKPNGFMYATLINYMFAGRDTVGTTLTWLFYNLIKHPHIVSSIRRELAPIAMHKANNSTTMVTFEPEETEPLVYLHAALFESMRLYPPGPIERKMVMTDDVLPSGHKVQRGETILISLYSMGRMEGVWGKDCREYRPERWVKEDGKLVYVPSYKFLAFNAGPRSCLGKNISVVQMKSVVAAMVWNFDFEMVGGYVVEPKPSVVLKMKNGLWAKILKRRIG, from the coding sequence ATGGCACCTTTCTGGTCGCCAGAGCCACACCACCTCCTCGTCTCCTTTCTTGTCTTGCTTCtctccttgctcttctgcttcatcaAGTTGAGGAGTCCAAAGACTGTACCAAACCTTCCAACGGAATGGCCCCTGGTTGGCATGCTCCCTTCCGTTGTCGCCAACCTCCATCACTTCCATGACTACACCACCGCCTTCCTCGCCGCTTCCGGCAGTAGTTTTGTGTTTCGTGGGCCTGCCATGCACTTCTTCATCACCTGCGACCCAGCCAATGTCCGCCACATCTTCGTCTCCAACTTCACAAACTATCCCAAGGGCGAGGAGTTCGCTGCCATCTTCGACGCCATGGGGAACAGCTTCTTCAACGCGGACGGCGAGTCATGGCGCCGCCAGCGTGGCAGAGTGCAGCACCTCATATCAAGCCCACAGCTGCTGGCTTACATGGCCCGCTGCTGCCGCGATAAGTTGGAGAAAGGCCTCCTCCCCTTCTTGGCGCGCATGGACAGCCTAACCCCGTTTGATATGCAGGACCTGTTTACCAGGTTCACATTCGACATGACGGCCATGTCGGTCTTCGGGGTCGACCCTGGCCTTCTGACCGCCGATATGCCACCTGTAATTGTGCCTGACGCCATGGAAGCTGTCATGGATGTAGGCTTCTTCCGGAACATGGTGCCGGTATCTTGCTGGAAGTTGATGAAGCGTCTAAAAATTGGCCCAGAGCGGAAGCTCGCCGCGGCGCAATTGGAGCTGTGCCGGTTTGTTACAGAGATGATGGAGAAAAGGGGAGATGGATCGGTCCACATGGATGAAGAGCAAGAGAACAGTAATGTCGAAATAGTTTCTTCCTACATCCATGACCCGGAGTATATTGACGACCAAGGAAAACCTAATGGCTTCATGTACGCCACCCTGATCAATTACATGTTTGCTGGACGTGACACGGTCGGCACGACCCTCACCTGGCTCTTCTACAACCTCATCAAACACCCGCACATCGTGTCGAGCATTAGAAGAGAACTAGCTCCCATTGCCATGCACAAAGCAAACAACTCGACCACCATGGTAACCTTTGAGCCAGAGGAGACCGAACCGCTCGTCTACCTGCACGCGGCATTGTTCGAATCCATGAGGCTGTACCCACCGGGCCCCATTGAGCGCAAGATGGTGATGACCGATGACGTACTGCCGAGCGGTCACAAGGTGCAAAGGGGTGAAACCATCCTGATTTCACTCTACTCAATGGGCAGGATGGAAGGTGTGTGGGGCAAGGATTGTAGGGAGTACCGCCCAGAAAGGTGGGTCAAAGAGGATGGCAAGCTTGTGTACGTACCGTCCTACAAGTTCCTAGCATTCAATGCCGGGCCGAGATCGTGCTTGGGCAAGAACATCTCGGTAGTGCAGATGAAGAGTGTCGTTGCCGCCATGGTGTGGAACTTCGATTTTGAGATGGTGGGAGGGTACGTTGTAGAGCCAAAGCCATCAGTTGTGCTCAAGATGAAGAATGGGTTGTGGGCCAAGATCCTCAAAAGGCGGATCGGATGA